In Candidatus Babeliales bacterium, a single genomic region encodes these proteins:
- a CDS encoding VWA domain-containing protein codes for MIITITSIHWAAFQNIWYFFFVMIVGLLLIVRYKKQRTLQRLLVGSHHNFLQNVSVSKRLIKSLLLCIGSVFLCLSLLRPQWNKSEEIITQEGRDLYIALDISRSMLATDCAPNRLIFAKEKIKRLVEKLACERVGLILFSGSAFVQCPLTSDYAAFYLYLDAVDAELISSGSTALAEAIQQALLSFSATPERKNKLLVLFTDGEDFSHNLHNIKQEAIQANLSTFTIGIGTPQGAPVPLFDHYGTRIGHQKDVQGNVVISRLNEDILRTISQGTGGQYICATNNDEDITLFLRMINAFDKEQLAERKHARYEDQYHYFLLITFICFVFEWLL; via the coding sequence ATGATTATAACTATAACATCAATACATTGGGCTGCTTTTCAAAACATATGGTACTTTTTTTTTGTAATGATTGTTGGTCTATTATTGATCGTACGATATAAAAAGCAACGCACATTACAGCGATTATTGGTTGGATCGCATCATAATTTTTTACAAAATGTTTCTGTATCAAAACGCTTGATTAAATCGCTTTTGTTATGTATTGGTTCTGTTTTTTTATGTTTATCATTATTAAGGCCACAATGGAATAAATCAGAAGAAATTATTACCCAAGAAGGTCGTGATTTATATATTGCACTTGATATTTCGCGTAGTATGTTAGCCACTGACTGTGCACCAAATCGACTAATATTTGCAAAAGAAAAAATTAAACGATTAGTTGAAAAACTTGCTTGCGAGCGCGTTGGACTTATTTTGTTTTCTGGTTCTGCATTCGTGCAATGTCCTTTAACTTCTGATTATGCAGCATTTTACTTATATCTCGATGCAGTTGATGCAGAATTAATTTCATCAGGTAGTACAGCATTAGCAGAAGCAATACAGCAGGCATTACTTTCTTTTTCAGCAACACCAGAACGTAAAAATAAATTGCTTGTTTTGTTTACCGATGGTGAAGATTTTTCTCATAATTTACATAATATAAAACAGGAAGCTATACAGGCCAATTTATCTACATTTACTATTGGTATTGGTACACCTCAAGGAGCGCCAGTACCACTGTTTGATCATTATGGTACACGTATTGGTCATCAAAAGGATGTGCAAGGTAATGTTGTTATATCTCGCCTTAATGAAGATATTTTACGCACTATCTCTCAAGGAACCGGGGGGCAATATATCTGCGCAACAAATAATGATGAAGATATTACTCTTTTTCTTCGTATGATTAATGCCTTTGATAAAGAACAGCTTGCTGAACGCAAACATGCCCGTTATGAAGATCAATATCATTATTTCTTGTTAATAACGTTTATTTGTTTTGTTTTTGAGTGGTTATTATGA
- a CDS encoding VWA domain-containing protein, whose product MLNNFFMRCAHPLYSIAALIIILIAIFTRRLVYKQTTYRYSLGNVLKKNNASRHNYKKIFYFLRLCTLILLALVIAKPQIVDSRSGVLISGVDIVLVLDMSGSMELRDYDDDERSRFDVAKAEAIRFIEKRNDDALGLVLFGKDTVSRCPITFDKQLLKNVVEELKIGIIDSEATMLVTGIVTAANRLKHSQSMSKVMIVLTDGEPSEGDMDPSIGIDIAKKLGIKIYTVGIGSEREQMLRHPFYGIMVKPKVNKELLTKIAHATGGQYFLARNAGDMRNIYDTIDALEKTEHKDPFFGLYYDFLVPVVFLIMGIIFFELLFSTYIWFAL is encoded by the coding sequence ATGTTGAATAATTTTTTTATGCGATGCGCGCACCCTTTATATAGCATTGCAGCACTCATAATCATTCTTATAGCTATTTTTACACGCAGACTAGTGTATAAGCAGACTACCTATCGTTATTCATTGGGAAATGTACTTAAAAAAAATAATGCTTCTCGCCATAACTATAAAAAAATATTTTATTTTTTGCGCTTATGCACATTAATACTTCTTGCACTTGTTATTGCAAAGCCTCAAATAGTTGATTCTCGTTCAGGAGTTCTTATTTCAGGTGTAGATATTGTTTTAGTACTTGATATGTCAGGTAGCATGGAATTAAGAGATTATGATGACGATGAACGTTCGCGATTTGATGTTGCAAAAGCAGAGGCCATCCGCTTTATTGAAAAACGCAATGATGACGCCCTTGGACTTGTATTATTCGGCAAAGATACAGTATCGCGTTGTCCTATTACTTTTGATAAACAGTTATTAAAAAACGTGGTTGAAGAATTAAAAATTGGTATTATTGATTCTGAGGCAACAATGCTTGTCACAGGAATTGTTACTGCTGCAAATCGCTTAAAGCATTCTCAATCAATGAGCAAGGTTATGATTGTGTTGACTGATGGTGAACCAAGTGAAGGTGATATGGATCCATCAATTGGTATCGATATCGCTAAAAAATTGGGAATAAAAATTTATACTGTTGGTATCGGTAGTGAGCGGGAACAAATGCTAAGACATCCTTTTTATGGAATAATGGTAAAGCCAAAAGTTAATAAGGAATTATTAACAAAAATTGCTCACGCAACAGGAGGTCAATATTTCCTTGCACGCAATGCAGGAGATATGAGAAACATTTACGACACTATTGATGCATTAGAAAAAACTGAACACAAGGATCCATTCTTTGGATTATATTATGATTTTCTTGTTCCTGTTGTTTTTTTAATTATGGGAATTATATTTTTTGAATTATTATTTTCAACATATATATGGTTTGCGTTATGA
- the topA gene encoding type I DNA topoisomerase: MKKLIIVESPAKIKTITKFLDKDFVIMSTMGHIKDLPSKTIGVSIDDKGINIEYVTLEGKEAVIAGICKQASTSDIIYLAPDPDREGEIIGWHTAQEIAKVIKKNAQVYRIAFNEITQSAVLEAINHPGEINLKLVEAQQARRILDRWVGYEVSPILWRKIAKGLSAGRVQSVALRMICDREKAIRTFVPEEYWTIIGNFKHNKSIIAAPLTNIGKSKAEIKNEESAKKVVDVLKNEKYIIDSIVDKVRIRNPLPPFMTSTLQQAAYNMLGFSVKKTMQIAQHLYEGIALNDPSTPIALITYMRTDSLRISDTALQQARLYITKHYPSNYLPSKVNLFEKKTKAKTQDAHEAIRPIDIDLTPDKIRHYLPSDEAKLYDLIWKRFVSCQMKPAEYAQRQVTIKGGIYTFKVTGSTLIFDGFLRLYQEEEEEGEKEDKITLPADIQEKNNVNLDKIDSKQHFTQPQPRFTESTLVKELEKEGIGRPSTYVAVLNTIRARSYTTLEKKKFVPTELGMLVTEMLVKNLPEIMNPKFTATMEENLDKVAEGELDRDTLLRNFYEPFKKDLAIFGGKGEGKKAAETDVICPQCNEKKLAIRFGKSGEFLGCMGYPECTFTSNFVRDEKGNIELREAEAPKLIEKNCPLCAKPLRQLKGKYGDFISCSGYPECKYVERKTLPFPCPQCGNDIIERAWRGGKFWGCSGYPKCKLAIFDPIEETPCPQCAWPFLTKKTTKEGEVTTICLNKECNYKS; encoded by the coding sequence ATGAAAAAACTAATTATAGTTGAATCACCCGCGAAAATTAAAACTATTACAAAATTTTTAGACAAAGATTTTGTCATTATGTCCACTATGGGGCATATCAAAGACCTTCCATCCAAAACAATTGGAGTATCAATAGACGATAAAGGGATTAACATTGAATATGTTACCCTTGAGGGTAAGGAAGCGGTCATTGCTGGAATTTGCAAGCAAGCTTCTACTTCTGATATTATTTATTTAGCACCCGATCCTGATCGCGAGGGAGAAATTATCGGTTGGCATACTGCCCAGGAAATAGCAAAAGTAATAAAAAAAAACGCACAGGTATATCGCATTGCTTTTAATGAAATTACTCAATCTGCTGTATTAGAAGCTATTAATCACCCAGGGGAAATCAATCTTAAATTGGTTGAGGCGCAACAAGCGCGCAGAATTCTTGATAGATGGGTAGGTTATGAAGTTTCGCCTATTTTGTGGAGAAAAATAGCAAAAGGACTTTCTGCAGGTCGTGTACAATCAGTTGCATTGCGTATGATTTGCGATAGAGAGAAGGCAATTCGAACCTTTGTTCCGGAAGAATACTGGACAATTATAGGTAATTTTAAACATAATAAATCAATAATCGCTGCGCCATTAACTAATATTGGTAAATCGAAAGCTGAAATAAAAAATGAAGAGTCAGCTAAAAAAGTTGTTGATGTATTAAAGAATGAAAAATATATAATTGATTCTATTGTTGACAAGGTTCGCATCAGAAATCCATTACCTCCTTTTATGACGAGTACCTTACAGCAGGCCGCATATAATATGCTTGGATTTTCCGTAAAGAAGACAATGCAAATAGCGCAACATCTTTATGAAGGTATAGCGCTAAATGATCCTAGCACACCCATTGCTCTTATAACCTATATGCGTACTGATTCATTGCGTATTTCTGATACTGCTTTACAGCAGGCGCGTTTATATATTACTAAACATTATCCCTCAAATTATTTACCCTCAAAGGTAAATCTTTTTGAAAAAAAAACCAAAGCAAAAACACAGGATGCGCATGAAGCAATTAGGCCAATCGATATAGATCTTACTCCAGATAAAATACGGCACTATCTTCCTTCTGATGAGGCAAAATTATATGATCTCATTTGGAAACGATTTGTATCATGTCAAATGAAACCGGCTGAATATGCACAGCGTCAGGTTACTATTAAAGGGGGTATATATACCTTTAAAGTGACCGGGTCAACACTTATATTTGATGGATTTTTACGTCTTTATCAAGAAGAAGAGGAAGAAGGTGAAAAGGAAGATAAAATAACTTTACCTGCAGATATACAAGAAAAGAATAATGTTAATTTAGATAAAATTGATTCTAAACAACATTTTACTCAACCTCAGCCGCGCTTTACCGAAAGTACTCTTGTAAAAGAATTAGAAAAGGAAGGTATTGGTCGACCAAGTACCTACGTAGCAGTACTTAATACTATTCGAGCACGTTCATATACAACTCTTGAAAAAAAGAAATTTGTGCCGACTGAATTAGGTATGCTCGTGACTGAAATGTTGGTAAAAAATTTACCTGAAATTATGAATCCCAAATTCACCGCAACTATGGAAGAAAATTTAGATAAAGTTGCTGAGGGAGAACTTGATCGTGATACATTGTTACGTAATTTTTATGAACCGTTTAAAAAAGACTTAGCTATTTTTGGTGGAAAAGGTGAAGGAAAAAAAGCAGCGGAAACGGATGTGATTTGTCCTCAGTGTAATGAAAAAAAATTGGCTATTCGCTTTGGTAAATCGGGTGAATTTTTAGGATGTATGGGTTATCCGGAATGTACATTCACTTCAAATTTTGTTCGTGACGAAAAAGGAAATATTGAATTAAGAGAAGCTGAAGCACCCAAATTAATAGAAAAAAACTGTCCATTGTGCGCCAAGCCACTTCGTCAATTAAAAGGTAAGTATGGTGATTTTATTTCCTGCTCTGGTTATCCTGAATGTAAATATGTTGAACGTAAAACATTACCTTTTCCTTGTCCACAATGTGGTAATGATATTATTGAACGCGCATGGCGTGGTGGAAAATTTTGGGGATGTTCTGGATATCCAAAATGTAAGCTTGCAATCTTTGACCCAATTGAGGAAACTCCATGTCCGCAATGTGCATGGCCATTTTTAACAAAAAAAACTACAAAAGAGGGTGAAGTAACAACTATTTGTTTAAATAAAGAATGTAACTATAAATCATAA
- a CDS encoding BatD family protein: MYKIVGKHLVYFLGLAFFMVDASIRMEIRTNGSGTVDGKIIVGQELNFDVIVDGISGSASTPTINGLDNFVARRTGMYMSSINGKTTTRYSYLVRIDKIGSYTIGPAAVMHGNHELLSNKINIDVVKDIVESAQQQVNTHGTESKAFLRLMIDRSSVVVGQKIGCTLRFYYQDPSLSLHNIGMPEFPDFDMQEVGKLESGTAEINGSQYRYAQWRWDMYPTKAGEFIIPAYHADYDTPTKDNHMLAGLFMFVNNRVDRKRVYSNAVTITVSSLPCCDHEVQAVGIFERISAEILPGVAKEGEGMILTIEIEGEGNLQNIKTPLLKLPESLKYYDSNNTIIAPRCSDELPKKRFEFIVQGMQCGDYEIPVQRFTFFDIEKNIYTTLCTSPLAVSIMPGSCITKKEITNPIDNFTNETTSLESLHEDSIADINTAGKWYPAAKRQPLPWWLFQLLFFIPFFYSIYLLTYKRFIALRYIIRRNAFQKIRKQINQSREMRDDKKLYSYFITFFKQLNEIYEIDTIENFLRIRGVPESQISLWNDFFESIIHAAYMQSDKENTDILCGIAQKWIDYLEKVI, from the coding sequence ATGTACAAAATAGTTGGTAAACATTTAGTATACTTTTTGGGTTTAGCTTTTTTTATGGTTGATGCATCCATTAGAATGGAAATTCGTACCAATGGAAGCGGTACTGTTGATGGCAAAATCATTGTTGGCCAAGAATTAAATTTTGATGTTATTGTTGATGGCATTTCTGGATCAGCATCAACTCCAACAATAAACGGACTTGATAATTTTGTAGCGCGACGAACTGGTATGTATATGAGTAGTATTAATGGAAAAACAACAACGCGTTATTCATATCTGGTACGTATTGATAAAATTGGGTCATATACTATAGGTCCAGCCGCTGTAATGCATGGCAATCATGAATTGCTGTCTAATAAAATAAATATTGATGTTGTTAAGGATATTGTTGAAAGTGCCCAACAACAAGTTAATACTCATGGTACTGAGTCAAAAGCATTTTTACGATTAATGATTGATAGATCGTCAGTTGTTGTTGGTCAAAAAATAGGTTGTACTTTACGATTTTATTATCAAGATCCATCTCTGTCGCTACATAATATTGGTATGCCAGAGTTTCCTGATTTTGATATGCAAGAAGTCGGTAAATTAGAAAGTGGCACAGCTGAAATCAACGGTTCTCAATATCGTTATGCACAATGGCGTTGGGATATGTATCCAACCAAAGCCGGGGAATTTATTATTCCTGCATATCATGCAGATTATGATACACCTACAAAAGATAATCATATGTTGGCAGGGCTTTTCATGTTTGTTAATAATCGCGTTGATCGCAAACGTGTTTATTCAAATGCAGTTACTATCACTGTATCATCGCTTCCCTGCTGTGATCATGAAGTTCAAGCGGTCGGTATATTTGAACGCATTTCTGCAGAAATTTTACCGGGAGTAGCAAAGGAAGGTGAGGGGATGATATTGACTATCGAAATTGAAGGCGAAGGTAATTTACAGAACATAAAAACCCCGCTACTTAAACTGCCTGAATCGTTAAAATATTATGATTCGAATAATACGATTATTGCTCCACGCTGCAGCGATGAATTACCGAAAAAAAGATTTGAATTTATTGTACAGGGAATGCAATGTGGTGATTATGAAATTCCAGTACAGCGCTTTACGTTTTTTGACATTGAAAAAAATATATATACAACGTTATGTACTTCCCCTCTTGCGGTTTCCATTATGCCCGGTAGTTGTATAACCAAAAAAGAGATTACCAATCCGATTGATAATTTTACCAATGAAACTACCTCTTTGGAATCACTCCATGAAGATAGCATTGCCGATATCAATACTGCCGGTAAATGGTATCCTGCAGCTAAGCGCCAACCATTGCCGTGGTGGTTATTTCAGTTATTATTCTTTATACCGTTTTTTTATAGTATATATTTATTAACATATAAACGATTTATTGCATTACGTTATATTATTCGTCGAAATGCATTTCAAAAAATACGCAAACAGATAAACCAATCAAGAGAGATGCGCGATGATAAAAAATTGTATAGTTATTTTATCACTTTTTTTAAACAGTTAAATGAAATATATGAAATAGATACTATTGAGAATTTTTTACGGATTCGTGGAGTACCTGAATCCCAAATCTCTTTATGGAATGATTTTTTTGAATCAATTATACATGCTGCATATATGCAGTCGGATAAAGAAAATACTGATATATTATGTGGGATAGCACAAAAATGGATAGATTATTTAGAAAAAGTTATATAA
- a CDS encoding lysophospholipid acyltransferase family protein — MDFGIIIRNLFSRFLLVIITIVFLIPIIIFICIPERYRYKYPILFYPIHWFYVAVLKGSLLSITYKGLENIPKDKPVIFAANHQSTLDIPLVGVLSKGVPHVWLAKSELMDSVFIRFIVPLVSVLVDVSSAKSAMLSLRKILTIINNHHRNLIIFPEGSRYVDGKLHDFFGGFAVLAKKTGRPVIPVCIIGIDKAYPPETFWVHPYPITVIVGKPFIYEEYETDETFKNRVRNWFIKQMEQQAC; from the coding sequence ATGGACTTTGGAATAATTATACGTAATTTATTTTCGCGATTTCTACTTGTTATCATTACCATCGTCTTTCTAATTCCAATTATTATTTTTATTTGTATACCGGAACGCTATCGCTATAAATATCCTATTCTCTTTTATCCAATTCATTGGTTCTATGTTGCCGTGTTAAAAGGATCTTTATTATCTATTACCTATAAAGGATTAGAAAATATCCCTAAAGATAAACCGGTAATTTTTGCAGCAAATCATCAGTCTACCCTTGACATTCCTTTGGTTGGTGTTTTATCTAAAGGCGTTCCTCATGTATGGCTTGCAAAATCTGAGCTAATGGATTCCGTATTTATAAGATTTATTGTTCCCCTCGTATCAGTTCTAGTTGATGTATCTTCTGCTAAAAGTGCAATGCTATCGCTACGTAAAATATTAACTATTATTAATAATCATCATCGTAATCTTATTATATTTCCTGAAGGATCACGATATGTTGACGGTAAATTACATGATTTTTTTGGTGGATTTGCCGTACTTGCAAAAAAAACAGGTAGACCAGTAATTCCTGTATGTATTATAGGCATTGATAAAGCGTATCCGCCTGAAACCTTTTGGGTTCATCCTTATCCAATTACTGTTATTGTAGGTAAACCATTTATCTATGAAGAATATGAAACAGATGAAACATTCAAAAATCGTGTGCGCAATTGGTTTATTAAACAAATGGAGCAGCAGGCATGTTGA
- the cmk gene encoding (d)CMP kinase: protein MIITIDGPTASGKSTVGRILAHKLGFYYVCSGLMYRAIAYVLINHCGCTLETLNDISIEKFKQYIDSDRFTYTYNEESQEHIFFDNNDVTAYLKDTLIDRATSIISINKNIRSKVTSMQRAIAANHNIVIDGRDVGSVVFPQAEIKFFITASLIVRASRWRKDQQKYNHFFSIEESTKFITERDERDKNRIIAPLIVPKDAIILDTSSLNAEETVSLIMSHISNYQSNEIS, encoded by the coding sequence ATGATTATCACTATTGACGGACCAACAGCAAGCGGCAAATCAACCGTTGGCAGAATTTTAGCACATAAATTAGGATTTTATTATGTATGCTCAGGATTAATGTATCGTGCAATCGCGTATGTATTAATTAATCATTGTGGATGTACATTAGAAACTCTTAATGACATATCTATTGAAAAGTTTAAACAATATATTGATTCAGATCGCTTTACTTATACATATAATGAAGAATCTCAAGAACATATTTTTTTTGATAATAATGATGTTACTGCTTATCTGAAAGATACACTTATAGATCGTGCAACGTCTATCATTAGTATAAACAAGAATATTCGCAGTAAAGTCACTAGCATGCAACGAGCTATCGCAGCAAATCATAATATTGTTATCGATGGGCGTGATGTCGGGTCTGTAGTATTTCCTCAAGCAGAAATAAAGTTTTTTATTACTGCATCTTTAATTGTTCGAGCTAGTCGTTGGCGCAAAGATCAACAAAAATATAACCATTTCTTTTCTATTGAAGAATCAACTAAATTCATTACCGAACGAGATGAACGAGACAAAAATCGCATAATTGCACCACTTATTGTTCCTAAAGATGCTATTATACTTGATACATCATCACTAAATGCAGAAGAAACAGTTTCTTTAATAATGAGTCATATTAGCAACTACCAATCAAACGAGATCTCGTAG
- a CDS encoding tetratricopeptide repeat protein — translation MKIKISICLIISVAIYCYTYPFQYDSAIYAAQKGNWKDAFSSLNTLLTDSPDSPDILYDTGVSAYNFNNASQAAACFTRAANCAYEDKDLCFRAHFNAGNACVENKELKIALEHYNKALKIEPTNKYALHNRDRVAQMIQEQENKQNQQNNDDQQENNQNKQDQNKKQNQDQGETQDQNQNQNQESNQSQDQDQSQNKNQNNEQNQGDAHSNNDGQSKDNDNSSQKNSDNKRNNSEQDRSDKKSKSNQKNDTQDSDNKKQGQEHRNTEKKKNNSEQEQKGDSNHELKKESDTTNNGTKKQQGNKHDTIPEGPNESNDTNSITAKNEQGKNDNHLAGDASNDSWLLNILDNQELRDKAINKQLISAKIRQHGGKNVQNSW, via the coding sequence ATGAAAATTAAAATATCCATATGTTTAATTATTTCTGTAGCAATATATTGTTATACGTATCCATTTCAGTACGATTCTGCAATATATGCGGCACAAAAAGGTAATTGGAAAGATGCTTTTTCTTCATTAAATACTCTTTTAACAGATAGCCCAGACAGTCCGGATATTTTATATGATACGGGTGTTTCAGCATATAATTTTAATAATGCAAGTCAAGCTGCGGCTTGTTTTACTCGAGCTGCAAATTGTGCATATGAAGATAAAGACTTATGTTTCCGTGCACATTTTAATGCAGGTAATGCATGTGTTGAAAATAAAGAATTAAAGATTGCGCTTGAACACTATAATAAAGCGCTTAAAATAGAACCTACAAATAAATATGCTCTTCATAATCGTGATCGAGTTGCCCAGATGATTCAAGAACAAGAAAATAAGCAAAATCAACAAAATAATGATGATCAGCAAGAAAACAATCAAAACAAACAAGATCAAAATAAAAAACAAAATCAAGACCAGGGCGAAACGCAAGATCAAAATCAAAACCAGAATCAAGAGTCCAATCAGAGCCAGGATCAGGATCAATCCCAGAATAAAAATCAAAATAACGAACAAAATCAGGGCGATGCACATAGCAATAATGATGGTCAATCAAAGGATAATGATAATTCATCACAGAAAAATAGTGATAATAAACGTAACAATAGCGAACAAGATAGATCAGATAAAAAATCCAAAAGTAATCAAAAAAATGATACTCAAGATAGCGATAACAAGAAACAAGGACAAGAACACCGGAATACAGAAAAGAAGAAAAATAATTCCGAACAAGAGCAAAAAGGGGATAGTAATCATGAGCTTAAGAAAGAATCTGATACAACAAATAATGGCACAAAAAAACAGCAAGGCAACAAACATGATACAATTCCTGAAGGTCCTAATGAATCAAATGATACAAACAGTATAACAGCTAAAAATGAACAAGGCAAAAATGATAATCATCTGGCTGGAGATGCTAGTAATGATTCATGGCTTTTAAATATTTTAGATAATCAGGAATTGCGTGATAAGGCGATTAACAAGCAATTAATAAGCGCAAAAATTCGTCAGCATGGTGGAAAAAATGTACAAAATAGTTGGTAA
- the recJ gene encoding single-stranded-DNA-specific exonuclease RecJ gives MNNKIVSGEKYIWKIPVVDEQHIALISSRYNLSFAVAQVLYTRGFTNEDDIDSFLFSTFEKSVADPRLMKDAEKAVDRLLTAIEKEEQILVFGDYDVDGITSSSLMMICLLPLGAKINYFLPHRVRDGYGLSTKIVERAAENNYSVIVTVDNGITAIEQAKRAKELHIDLIITDHHRPHSQVPDAFAIVNPNQADCFYPHKTLAGVGVTFKLISLLYEKKGLQLPPKAYELLLLGTVADVVPLVGENRFWVRHGLAFINKIESLSFKLLKANGKVTKPKISSIDIGFSITPQINALGRLEDPRQAVKFLIGTDAKNAEAVAHVLLEMNEARKAIEKSIVEEVEEQIRLKQIDIEKENVIIAASKHWPAGVIGLVASRFVSAYGKPTLLFHLTKDGIAKGSCRSIAEFNMFDALTASSDLIMQFGGHSIAAGLSLKVEHLPELKMRLESLIASQLTPFDLQLKIKIDAEVMLSDLTKKFIDDLEHLEPFGNSNEQPIFYVNNVMQVQKPQLLKDAHVKCFMFADGVIKPVIFFNRPELFALLNKHYESPFTLAARVSENYWQERVNIELIGVDIAVKEK, from the coding sequence ATGAATAATAAAATAGTTTCCGGTGAAAAATATATTTGGAAAATACCTGTCGTTGATGAGCAACACATTGCATTAATTTCATCACGATATAATTTATCATTTGCCGTTGCTCAAGTATTATATACTCGTGGTTTTACAAATGAAGATGATATTGATTCCTTTTTATTTAGTACATTTGAAAAAAGCGTTGCTGATCCACGTCTTATGAAAGATGCCGAAAAAGCTGTTGATAGATTACTTACTGCTATAGAAAAAGAAGAACAAATTTTAGTTTTTGGTGATTATGATGTCGATGGCATCACATCATCATCCTTGATGATGATCTGTTTATTGCCCTTAGGTGCAAAAATTAACTATTTTTTACCACATCGTGTGCGTGATGGCTATGGATTATCAACAAAAATAGTTGAACGTGCAGCAGAAAATAATTATTCGGTCATCGTGACTGTGGATAATGGCATTACGGCTATTGAACAAGCAAAGCGTGCAAAAGAATTACATATTGACCTTATTATCACTGATCATCATCGACCTCATAGCCAAGTTCCTGATGCTTTTGCAATCGTTAACCCTAATCAAGCAGATTGTTTTTATCCTCACAAAACGTTGGCAGGGGTTGGTGTAACCTTTAAACTTATTTCGTTATTGTATGAAAAAAAGGGATTGCAATTACCGCCAAAAGCATATGAACTTTTGTTGTTGGGTACCGTAGCAGATGTTGTTCCATTGGTTGGTGAAAATAGATTTTGGGTACGTCATGGTCTTGCATTTATTAATAAAATTGAAAGTTTATCGTTTAAATTATTAAAAGCCAATGGCAAAGTTACCAAGCCAAAAATTTCTTCGATAGATATTGGATTCTCTATAACACCGCAAATTAATGCACTTGGCAGATTAGAAGATCCTCGTCAAGCAGTTAAGTTTCTAATTGGTACTGATGCAAAGAACGCAGAGGCTGTTGCACATGTATTATTAGAAATGAATGAAGCACGTAAAGCAATAGAAAAATCAATCGTTGAAGAAGTAGAAGAACAAATTAGATTAAAGCAAATTGATATTGAAAAAGAAAACGTAATCATAGCTGCGAGTAAACATTGGCCTGCCGGTGTTATTGGTTTAGTTGCATCCCGATTTGTTTCTGCATATGGTAAACCAACCTTATTGTTTCATTTAACAAAAGATGGAATTGCAAAGGGCTCATGTAGATCAATTGCAGAGTTTAATATGTTTGATGCTCTTACTGCTTCATCAGATCTTATTATGCAATTTGGTGGACACTCTATTGCAGCAGGTCTGTCATTAAAAGTTGAACATTTACCAGAATTGAAAATGAGATTGGAATCTTTGATTGCATCACAGTTAACTCCCTTTGACTTACAATTAAAAATTAAAATTGACGCAGAAGTTATGTTGTCTGATTTGACTAAAAAATTCATTGATGACTTAGAGCATTTAGAACCATTTGGCAATAGCAACGAACAGCCAATTTTTTATGTGAATAATGTCATGCAAGTACAAAAACCACAATTACTTAAAGATGCACACGTCAAATGTTTCATGTTTGCCGATGGCGTTATTAAGCCAGTAATCTTTTTTAATCGTCCTGAACTATTTGCATTGCTTAATAAACACTATGAATCACCATTTACTTTGGCCGCACGTGTATCAGAAAACTATTGGCAGGAACGAGTAAATATAGAGTTGATAGGTGTTGATATTGCCGTGAAAGAAAAATAA